CAACAATAATATGTTATACATATTGCATTTCAAACTAGCTATTTGATGTTGTTTCATATACTTTCATGGTTAAATTTCTTACTGTTTCATGTTTAGACTTTATGATTtttggtttaaatattttttattattatgttttattaAATAAATGGTTTCATTTTATTTCGCTATGGCCCATGGttactattttttattattttattttcagttAAATGGAAAATTGGGACATTAATAACATGATATCCAATTATCTAAATGATTGGGACATTAGCAACTTTGTATGCTGTTATCCAAATGATCTACTAGATGATGGAGAGAAAGAAGATGAAATGCAAGAAGAATTGGAGAAACTTCAAAATGAGCAAGACAATAAGGAATGGGATGCATTATGTGTAATAACAGGTAAGTGTATCTTGATGTATTACGAGAAATACATATGCAAGGTACCCTGCCGTACATCAAAGCGCACCGGATATATTTTTATTCAAGAGATATTACATGGAAATGAGACGCGTTGCTATGAGAATTTTCGACTGAGAAAGTCAGTATTTGTGAATTTATGCCAAGATTTAACAGACAAATATGGTCTTCAACCCACACGTGGAATGTCTGTGTACAAGAAGCTAGGCATGTTTCTTATGATTTGTGCACATGGTGCCGGAAATCGATTGATACAAGAGATATTTCAACACTCAGGAGAAACAATTCATAGGCACATTCATAGTGTTCTAAAGTCCATTGGTGAGCTGGCAAGAGATATTATTAGGCCGCAATTGAATTATAATGATGGTGTAGGAGATCACAAGCCATATAATCGACGATATCTCCCTTTCTTTAAAGTAAGTGATAATTTTAAATAACTAGTTTTACATTATAGCTCAAAATTTTAATATTGCAAACTTATATTACATTTTTGCATTTAAATATTTACAGGATTGTATTGGAGCACTTGATGGTACACATGTGAAAGCAAGATTACCGCGAGGCCAAGAGATACCTTATATAGGGCGTAAAGGTTATCCAACTCAAAATATTCTTGCCGTTGTCGACTTTAATATGTGTTTTACATTTGCATGGGCTGGCTGGGAAGGAGCAGCTCATGACAGTCGTATATTTGGTGAGGCCCTTCGTAGACCAGAGCTTAACTTTCCACACCCATTGGGAAACAAATATTACCTAGTTGATGCAGGGTATCCACATATGAAGGGATATATGGCTCCATATAAAGGGGCTGATGTGAGATACCACCTAGCAGATTTTCGTCGAGGTGCGACACGACAATTGCGAGCACCAAGAGGAAGGaaagaaaaatttaattatttgcatTCTTCATGTAGAAACATTGTGGAGCGTACATTTGGGGTATGGAAAGCGAGGTGGTCTATTTTGCGGGATATGCATTATTACGATATTGATATCCAGAGGGATATCGTCATTGCTACTATGGCCATTcataattatattagaaagaaatGTAAGGTGGATGATGCATTTCTAACAGCTGAGGATGAGAGATATATTCCATCTGTTGATCATGATGTTGGCACATCTGTGGGGGCTAATAGCGTAAACGTAGAAAATATGGAAAATCAAAGTGATAACATTTGGATGGCTACTCGTGACGTGATTGCTGATGATATTTGGCAATATACTGAATGCTTGTAATTTCTATACGATATTTGGCATTAGCTATTTTTAATTTTGCGTTGGACATTTTACCGGGCATAGATACAGCTCTAGATGTTTTGGTCATAGTTCTCTAATAATGGAGTAATTGAGCGATTTGATTCAATCCAAGTGTCTTGATAGGGCCATGATAATATTGTCACTCTGGATGCCTTTCTTTGTTTGGATTTTATGTAGCAAATTCAAGTTGTGCTGAGACGACTCTAATTTATTGTATATTTCGAAAACAAACGTAAtgctttttttaaaaatactatataaaataatttataatcttATCAAAACAATCTATAACCTAAAGTTAATTGAGACATAACTTAATTTGTGTTTGAAttaatttgaaatttaaaatattGCAATAACAAGCTCATTTTTTGCTTAACAATTTTAAGGGTATTTCAGTCATCTTAATAGAAAAAGAACTTTTCAGCACTTTTTACCAAGCACATCAACTGCTTATTTTCAGCTCCAGCTCTTTTATCCAAACACCTAACTGCTTAATTACAAATTCAGCTCCAGCacttaaaaagtacttttaaatacTTACTGCTTAAAAGCTAATTAAATTCAGCTAACCCAAACGGGCTCTAAGCAAATCTTCATACTCATTACTATAAAAATGTCAATATTATCCTACTCTTCTTCTAACTCTTTCCCTCCAAGACAACTTTCAGGAATAGAAATTCATGGATTCCAGTTGCTTTGTAATCTTCTTGTTGTGGCTCCCTTGATAGTGTATATCTTGCACTATTAGCATGCTAAGATTGTCAATAGTTCTTCTTATTCCTTGAAATATTCTTTGATTTCTCTCTTTCCAAATATAGTAAACACTACATGCCAACACCATTCTATACATTTCTGCTTTTGCGTTTTTCCCATTTGCAAATTTAATTGCTCACTCCTTCTCTTGCACCAATCCTATAACTTGTTTATGCACTCCTTGCTATCTGAGTAATTTATTCCATAGAGCTGCAGAGAAGTTACACTTAAAAAATAAGTGATCAAGAGATTCATCATCATGTTCACACAATGGACAAATCAAATTGTTAGCAATGCCCCACTTGGCTAATCGATCTCTTGTGTACAATCTTCcatgtgctaccaaagccaaatTGAATACCCATTTAGGACACCCTGCATTATTACAAACAAGTCTCTTCCAAGTGACTTTTGGGAAAAGACCTCTCAATCTCTGATAAAGTTTTTTGATAGAAAAAGAATTCATGGCTAGAATATCAGAATGAGTGTATCATGTTTCTTCTAAATTCTTTTTGGCCTTCATTATCTTCCTAACCATCTAGGAAGCTTGGTTTGGATATGTATCCCAAACTTGCCTCCATTTAATATAGTAGCAATGAATCCATTGTATGCACAATTTGTCCTTCTTTTTGCTCAAGTTCCAGTAATGTTTGCTCACTGCTGCCTTATTCCATATATGGATATCCATAACATTAAAGCCACCAGCTGAGTGAGGATAGCAGACCTTCTCCCAAGCTAGGAGAGATTTATATGACGTTTCATTTCCCCCAGTCCAAAGGAACTTTCTACACACAGCTTCTATCATTTGTATGATCCTCTTTAGTAGTACAAAAATCTGTGACCAGAATGTTTGTATAGAAAAGAGAACACTTTTGATCAATTGCAATCTTCCTACATAGGATAGGAATCTTGAAGTCCAAGAAGTGATTCTTACCACCATTTTGTCAAGTAGAGGTTGGCATTATGTCACGGGTATTCTTTTTGTATTTAGTGGGACCCCCAAATATCTAACAGGTAGTACACCTTTAGGAAAGCCTAGCATGCGTAGGATATCTTATTGTGTAGCTGCATCCACCCCACCAAAAAATATTGCACTTTTACTCTAATTTACTTTCAGACCAGAAGTTTGAGAGAAGTTTAAGAAACAATCATATAACAACTTCACTAAGATGGTGTCTCCCCTGCAAAATAATAGCAAATCATCAGCAAATCCTAGTTGCACTACTTATAATTTATCACATCTGGGATGATAGTTGAAATTAGGGATACGTCTCAAAGTCTTCAAGCTTCTAGTTAAGTACTCCATAACCAACACAAATAAAAAAGGAGACAAATGGTCCCCCTGTCTTAATCCTCTTCTAGCCTCAAACGGTTCTGTTGGTTTGCCATTCAGAAGGATAGAATAAGACACATTCTGGACACAACTCATGATCATTCTAACAAACTTTTCAGGGAAACCCAAGCCAATAAGAACTTGCTCCAAGTAGCTCCACTCAAGGGAATCATAAGCCTTTTGCATGCCTAACTTGATCATACACCTTGGTGATATTCCTTTTCTCCCATATCCCTTTTACCAACTCATGACTAAGTATAATATTATCAGTGATTACCCTCCCTGGTACAAACGCAGAGTGGCAATTTTCCACCAATCCATCCATAACTACCTGAAGCCTCCTTGTTAAAATCTTAGAGAAAATCTTGTATATAGTAGTACAACAAGAAATTGGTCTATAATCTTTAATACAAGTTGGGTTCCTAACCTTTGGAATAAGTGTAACTGATGGGCAATTGATGGGCTTAAACATTGTTCATATATTGAAAAAGTTCAAAATAGCTTCTGTAACTTATCCTCCTACAATAGGCGatgttttcttgaaaaataaaatatttagtcCATCGCATCCTGGTGCTTTCATGTCATCAATATCCTTTAATGCTAGTAATACTTTTGCAGTAGTGACTGTCCTTATTAGATCCCTCTGTTTCTTATTGAGAAGTATCGGACCATCCCTTATAATTGCTGGATGAATTGCAGGCAATGACACAGCTGTTGTGCCCAAAAGCTTCTTGAAAAAACCTATTACTTCTGTTTTTATCCCGGCGGCAGTTTGAATTTGCACTCATTGTTTATTTGACAGACTGCTAATATTATTTTGGGAGTATCTGCTCTTCATGTTTGCAAAAAATTAAGCAGAGTTTGAATCGCCTGCTTTCAACCATTGGACTCTTGACTTTTGTTTATAAATACTCTCCTCAATCATCCCCCATTTCTCCAATTGCCTTCTCAGTTTTTTTGTCTCTTCAATCAAAATACTATCATGCTTATGTTGTCCCATTCTTTCCTGTATTTTTCGTAATTGATTCCTGATATGCTTCAGTTTTCCTTTTACTCCCTTGAATTGCTATGTGTTCAGTGTTTTCAACCTCTTCTTAACACTCTTCAATTTATTCCATACTCTTCTCATATATGTTTCAGGAGTAGGTAGCTTCCAACAATCCTCAATTAAAGGTAAGAAGTCTTGATGTTCAGCTATACAATTAAAAAATCTGAACGGCTTGGTTTTCCCCCCTGTGTATTGATCAAATTTAATCTTCAAGGGAGAGTGATCAGAGAACTGTGGCTCCATAATCTGCACTTGACTTACAGGCATTCCATTCATCCAGGCCGCATTTACAATGGCCCTATCAATTCTACTATATGTATGATTGTTAGTCCATGTGTATTCTCTACCATAAGTCTGCAGCTCTATCATTGCAGATTCTGTCAAGAAGTCTCTGAAGTCCATGGTTTCAATGTCTTGAACCTGTGAACCATGTTGCCTATCCTCTTCATTTAAGATAGCATTAAAATCTCCCGTTGCAATCCAAGGACCATGTTGTATTCCCTCTAATTCCTTGAGCTTTCTCCATAAACTCCTCATATCTTGTATAGTGTGCAACCCATAAATTGCGGTGAAGCTAAATGCCAGATTAGCTTCATGTACTTTAATCTGTCCATGTATAAATTGAGGGTCCATCTCTAGTAAAGTAAAGCAAATGACATGTGGGTTCCATAGTATCCAAAATCTACCTGTAGTATTATTGCCATAATTAGAAACCCATTCCCAACCTGGAACTATCTTCTTTATAATCTTTTCTGCCTTGTATTCCTTTATTCTATGTTCTAATACAGTTAATAGTCCCATTTTATTCTCCTTAATTGCTATTCTTAACTCCTTATGCTTATAGGTCTTATTAAGCCCTCTCACATTCCATGTCACAACATTCATGTTAGACAGAATGGAATATTGGGTCACCCTCACCCCTGTTGAAGCTACCGCATCCCCTGCCGCTTGCATTTTGTCCCCTAGGTTCTACTAGAGGACTAAACCCATTCTTAGTACCGCTGTTCCGCAATAACTGATttcatatttttagtagttgATCTTCCTTTAATAGTGTGCCATTCATTTGTGTTCATTTGGCCAGGAGATTCAACATTCTGAGCTGGTTGGTGACTAGTGGATGTCGTTGCTTGATTTGTATTCTGCTGAACAATAGCCACCAgtggttgattttgttgagtaGTTGATCCCCCTGCTATAAAAGTATGCTTAACCTGTGGTTGAGCTATAGCAACTTCGTTTGGTTCTGATCCTCCAGCTTTTATAATCACTCCATTAACCTCCTGCTTGTTGCTCCAAATTTGCTTAATTCTTATATTTCGTAATTATTACCTAGGAAGTAAAGGTTTtcattatgattttaaaataattttgaatgcTTTTTATTATAACAAACAGAGGAATCAAGTTCTGAATTCATATAGAAAAATTAGATATAGTACGACATTGCATCAAACCATCAATCGACCAATTGAATCGATCTTAAACGACCACCATTTAAGGAAAATTCTTGGTCGTCTATTAATATCATTCAAGTAAGTATAAGTGTATAACGACAATAACAACGCTGTGTATTCtcacaagtagagaaatccaagtaagtgggcgtttggacataagaattgtgaaatttcggggaaaaaagtgatttttttttcaaattaaaaatggtatttgaaaaatagagttgtgtttgaacaattttttagagtttttccaattccaaaaaattctgaaatttaacTTAAGTGAAATTTGAAAGTCAAACactaatttcgaaaaaaataaaaaaataaaaatatttttttatggccaaacaggCCCTAAGTATAATAGTGCTTAAAGCTTGTTTGAGCTAGGCCCATCAACTTTTACCATCGGATCACAACGCAATTTGCACAGACTGTATTTTTTCGTAGAAATGGCGTGAGATAGCCACTTTTTAAcatgatatttaatttttatccaatatttttaatgctgagcaaaaatagccattattttattaaaattaatacgaaaagacatttttaccctttcttcatgagtgttgtgtagaTTTTAAGGTCATGGtctccttaacatttacactacatacatgaagttaaggacgccatgtccttaaAATTTATACTGAacatataaagttaaggacatgatgtcctaaagtttaacaacggaaggtgcaaatacatgacactttgtccttattatttacataatatttatgaagttaaggacagcATCTCTTTAATATTTACATAATACTTATAAAGTTAAGGATACTATGtcattaacatttacactgcacacatgaagttaaggacatcatgtccttaacatttacactacacatatgaaattaaggacatgaggtcctaaagtttaacaacataaggtgcaaatacaagttaaggacattgtgtccttaacatttacactgaacacatgtagttaaggacgccatgtccttaacatttacactgcccatgaaattaaggacatgatgtcctaaagtttaacaataaaaagtgcaaatacatgacactttgtccttaatatttacacaacattcatgaagttaaggacatcatgtccttaatattagtacaagggtattttcgtccgggcGGGTAAAAAATTATTAAGCATTAGCGAaaagtaaatatattttaaacagtggctaaagagtaaagatatctctaattagtggctaactGTGCACGTCCCCCTATTTCTTCTGTGTAGCAAACTTGGTTAAATGTTGAATAAAAGACTAatagcccgtttggccaagctgcaaaaatAAGCTTATTTTGACATgtgcttttctcaaaagtactttggGTGAGAAGGAGTTtgtatttggctaattaatttgaaagtacttggagcagcaattagtgtttggccaagcttttaaaaactgcttctaagtgtatttttctcaaaagtgctttcgAAGGGTAGCTACTTTTCTCTGattctcttcaaatataatttttttttcttccaaaagcttggccaaacaatcAAACTTCAAAAAAGTGCTTCTAGGTTTGGAGAAGCCTGAGCAAACATGCTATAACTGTCCTTATGCAGTTAGCAAGATATGTTTGGTTCTTATATTCTTCCTCCAAACAAACTCTCCTTTTCTATAAATCTAATTCCAATTGCTAGTGGTAATTACGAGATGCATTTCACAGTAGAAATAAAGTCATCTTCACATTCGACGTTCTCAAAACACTAGGGGTGTTCATCGGtcggtacggtatttagacatttcggttcggtattttcggtattcggtatcctaaaatgctataccaataccgtacctaattaaattcggtatggttcatttttttgctttttggtttcggtttattcggtacggtaacttcggtttattcggttctaAAGCAGCTTCTTAACGTTATATTTAAGGGGGAATAACACCTTAACTAgctaataaaattaaaattataactaGCCAGCAAAATCAATCTTATGAATGGAACAACACTACACATCATATATGGGACTTCTATAAACAAGAGCATAAGATTAGAATAACGTTTACAAACTTCATCAACATGTAAGTATGTCTGGTCTAGATCTCTAACTTGCATCTCCATAATATACCAGACACTAGTAAGCTTCTCAAATGTGACCAAAATAAGTTTTTCACAAGTGTTGTTTACAGAAATCATTCGGGTAACATCCATTAACCACATAGACAAAAATAGGTGGCGCACGGGCTTTAACTAAAGGACATGGAACTAGAAACATTCTCCTTAAGCTCTCTGGTAACTGCGGGCTGCAAGGATGATAGGATATTTAAAATTAATCCAATATATATTTtggtatttaaaaaaaaaaataccaaataccatacctaataccaattttttatttatttaaaaaaagtaaaaaattatgCCGTCACTATAGCGGTGAATAGTACGCGAACAACCGCTACAGTGCAAACAGTACGGTGAATAGTGCGAAACAGTGACGCGAACAGTGATTTTGCTACTGTTTCGCTGATACAGTGTAGTGAACAGTAGCATCGCTTCACTGTTCATCCAATGAAACAGTGATTTGATACTGTTCATCACGGAAAGCTGTGAGTTTGAGCTTCAATGGTCGCGATGGCCGGCGACCAGCCATCTTTTCCAGCTAGTCAGCCCTCCTCCAACATCGCCCAACCACAAACAACACCAACTATCAATCCACAAACTCTAGATTACTCAAAGATTTTGACACCCAACTCAACCAATCCTCCTGCGATGACTGCTGCCCAAGCTTCAGTGCAACCTATTGCCCAATTATCTACGACAACAAATAACAATCCCCAATCCATGGATTATTCAAAACTTTTAAAACCTACTGCCATTAATGCCCCTATGTAAACCTTCACTACGCTACCATTGAAACCAGTTGAGTTCCTTCACGGAGAACCAGTTGTGAAGTGGAAGAAACAATAAGTGAAGCAATCTATCGTACAACAAGGACTTCAACTTGCAGTTCTTGGGAAATTTTTGTATAGGAAGCCTGTTATTAGTGAATTACGTAAAGTGATTCCAATTCAATGTGAGATTAAAGGCCATTGTTCAGTTGGTTTAATTAAAGATAATCATGTGTTGATTAGGTTATCTTTATTGGAGGACTATGTTCATCTTCTTTCAAAGCCAGCTTTTTATTCAAAAGCTCAGTCAGACATGTGGCGGATGCGTTGTATAAAATGGAATCCATGGTGGACACCTGATGAAGAGACTCCCATTGCCATAGCTTGGATTAGCTTTCCAGAACTGCCTCCTAATTTCTTTGGGAAGGAATGTGTATTTTCCTTAGCTCGTGCATTTGGTAATCCATTACATGTAGACCTAGCCACTCAAAATGGGACTAGACCTAGTTGTGCTAAGGTGAAGGTGGAAGTTAACTTGTTAAATAAGTTCCCTCATCGTATTAAGATTGTGGAA
The DNA window shown above is from Nicotiana tomentosiformis chromosome 8, ASM39032v3, whole genome shotgun sequence and carries:
- the LOC108945806 gene encoding uncharacterized protein, with product MENWDINNMISNYLNDWDISNFVCCYPNDLLDDGEKEDEMQEELEKLQNEQDNKEWDALCVITGKCILMYYEKYICKVPCRTSKRTGYIFIQEILHGNETRCYENFRLRKSVFVNLCQDLTDKYGLQPTRGMSVYKKLGMFLMICAHGAGNRLIQEIFQHSGETIHRHIHSVLKSIGELARDIIRPQLNYNDGVGDHKPYNRRYLPFFKDCIGALDGTHVKARLPRGQEIPYIGRKGYPTQNILAVVDFNMCFTFAWAGWEGAAHDSRIFGEALRRPELNFPHPLGNKYYLVDAGYPHMKGYMAPYKGADVRYHLADFRRGATRQLRAPRGRKEKFNYLHSSCRNIVERTFGVWKARWSILRDMHYYDIDIQRDIVIATMAIHNYIRKKCKVDDAFLTAEDERYIPSVDHDVGTSVGANSVNVENMENQSDNIWMATRDVIADDIWQYTECL
- the LOC104100050 gene encoding uncharacterized protein, which encodes MQAAGDAVASTGVRVTQYSILSNMNVVTWNVRGLNKTYKHKELRIAIKENKMGLLTVLEHRIKEYKAEKIIKKIVPGWEWVSNYGNNTTGRFWILWNPHVICFTLLEMDPQFIHGQIKVHEANLAFSFTAIYGLHTIQDMRSLWRKLKELEGIQHGPWIATGDFNAILNEEDRQHGSQVQDIETMDFRDFLTESAMIELQTYGREYTWTNNHTYSRIDRAIVNAAWMNGMPVSQVQIMEPQFSDHSPLKIKFDQYTGGKTKPFRFFNCIAEHQDFLPLIEDCWKLPTPETYMRRVWNKLKSVKKRLKTLNT